A window of Sinimarinibacterium sp. NLF-5-8 genomic DNA:
ACTTGGCCACCTCGCGGTAAAAGCCAAAGTGGTTGGATTTTTGCCGTGCGTGCCAGCCCAGATCCAGCGGCGGGATGATGTCCTGGCGCACCCCTTTGAGCAGTGCCGGTACACCGGCGGAAAGATCGTTGTTGAGCAGCACCGCGCAGGGACGAAAGTCGCCCAGATGCAGTTGATCGTTGCTGCGTTCAATCGGCTCCAGATGCAAGGTGCGGCCGGAAATCTCCAGGGGCATATCGGTGGGCTGGGTGATTTCGGGGATCAGCGTGCCCACGCGCACATGGAAACCGGCCTTGCCGATCAGATCGACCAGGGTGGCGACGTTTTCCAGATAAAACGGGTTGCGGGTGTGGTTTTCCGGGATCAGCAACAGATTCCGCGCCGTCGGGCAGACCCGCAGCAGCGCACTTTGCAGTGCCTGCACGCACAGCGGCTCAAACGCGGCGCCCAGATTATTGAAGCCGCCGGGAAACAGATTGGTGTCCACCGGGGCCAGCTTGAACCCGGCATTGCGCAAATCCACCGAGCTGTAGAACGGCGGCGTGACGCTTTGCCACTGCGCCCGAAACCAGGCCTCGATGTCGACCGAGCGTTGGAGCAGTCTGGCTTCAAGCGCTTGCAGGGGGCCGGTTTGTGCGGTGGTCAGGCGGGGAACAGGATTTTGCATGGCAACTCTTGGCAAAAAATCGCGCGCCTTGAAGTTTTCGCAGCCGCGCAACAAAAAATCGCCGCAGAAATTGCGGCGATGCGGATGGTACAGCAGCAGCGGGGTTGACCGCGCCATGCAGGCTCGGCGCGCGCGACCCACGGGCTGCGCTGATTTGTTGCGCGCCGGTTGTCCGGGTGTCTGTCATCGCACGCGGTGTCTGTGCTACAACGCATGCCATTCGATGCCCCGCAGCCTGAATTGGAGAAGTGTGTGTCCAACCCGCCGATTGCCAAGGTCATGGTCATTGACGACAGTCAGACCATTCGCCGTACCGCCGAGACATTGCTGGCGCGCGAAGGCTATCAGGTCGTCACGGCACAGGATGGCTTTGAAGCACTGGCCAAGATCGCCGAGCAATCCCCTGATCTGATTTTCATCGACATCATGATGCCGCGGCTGGATGGCTATCAGGCCTGCGCGCTGATCAAGGGCAATCCACGCTTTGCCAAAACGCCGGTGATCATGCTGTCGTCCAAGGATGGTTTGTTTGATCGCGCGCGCGGCCGCATCGTCGGCTCCGATGAGTATCTGACCAAGCCGTTCACCAAAGATGAGCTGCTTGGCGCCGTTCGCGCGCACACACGCAAGTAAAGGGAGGCCGCACCATGACGGCATCACTCAGATCACTGCATGATCGACCCTTTGATCTGCTGCGGGCGCTGGAGCGTCGGCTCGAAGCTGCGCACAGCGATGCTGCCGGCAGCGCGAATACGTCCTGGGTCGGTCTGGGACTGCGGCTTGCACAGACCTGGCTGGTGGTGCCGCGCGATGAAGTGCGTGAAGTGATTCCACCACCGCCGGTGACCCGTGTACCCACTGCGCAGCCGTGGCTGCGGGGGGTTGCCAATGTTCGGGGTGAGCTTTGCGCCATCGTCGATCCGGCGTTGATGCTGGGGCTGCCCGAAGCGCCGCCCCAGCGGCTCCAGCGCGTATTGCTGCTCAATTCACCTCACTGGCCGGTTGGCTTTCTGGTTGACGAGGTCGCAGGACATCGTTCTTTTGCACCGCATGATCAGCGTCCGCAACTGGCGGCGCAGGCCGATCCGTTTACGCCGTGGCTGCTCGGCGCATTCGTTCGTGAAGGGCAGCCGTGGCTGGCGTTTTCGCTGCAACGGCTGGTGCGTGATGGCGCTTTCCGGTCGGCGGCACTATGAACAGCTCGATTTCTTCCAGACGCACGCCGGGCATCCACTGGGTTCGGGATGAACTGGAGCAGGCCATGACCCGCGCGCGGGTCATGCTCGAACGCGCCGCCGACAGCGGCGACCGTGTCGATGCCGAAGTCCTGCACCGCGCGCAACAGGAATTCGCCCAGCTGCGCGGCACCGCGACGATGATCGAGTGCCACGGTCTGGCACTGGCGGCCGCCGAGGTCATCGCGGCACTCGAAGATTTGCAGGCCCGGCGGATCGACGAGACCGAGCCGCTGTATGCCGCGCTGATGGGCGCCAGTATCCAGCTCGTCGACTACCTGCACGCCATTGCCGAGGACACCGCCGATTGCATTCTGGTTTTGCAACCCGCAATCAACGAGTTGCGGCTCGCGCGCGGTCAGCCGGTGCTCAGTGAAAGCGAGCTGTTTACCCGGCAGATGACGGCGCTGGGGCTGACGCTTGCCATCCCCGCGACCACCGTGAGCATTGCTGGCGCCATGCAGATGCAGGCGCGGCGCCTGCTGCCGATGTTCCAGAGTGCATTGCTGGCCTGGATGCGCAATACCGCTGAAGCGCAAACCGGGGCGGCGCGCGCTGGCAAGATTGCCGAGCAGCTCGGCCAGCTCACGCGCGATCCGCTGCTGCATCCGCTGTGCCGCGCGGCAACCGCGGCCATCGAAGCCTATCTCGCCCAAGGGCTGAGCATGGCCGACGGGATGGAGCTCAAACGCCTGTTCGGGCGTCTCAACAGCGTGTTCAAGACCCTGGCCGATGAGGGCGAAAGCGCCGCGCAGCAGCGGGTTGAATCATTGGCCTTGCAGCTGCTGTTTCTGGTCGGGCGTGCCAGCCAGACCGGCGCGCGCGCGCAGGCATTGATCGAGGCTTATGAGCTGCAAACCTATCTGCCCGCCGCCGCCGTGATCGAACAGCAGCGGCGCCGCATCCACGGTGCCAACACCGCGTTGCTGGCCAAGGTGGCGGGCGAAATCCGCAGTGAATTTGCCCAGGTCAAGGATCAGATCGACCTGGGCATGCGCACTGGCACAGCACTGCCTGCCGCCGCCGTTGGCGACAATCTGCAAAAGATTGCGGCGACCCTGGCGGCATTGGGGTTGACCCGCCAGCAGCAGCTGGTATTGCAACAGATCAGGCCGATCCAGGCGCCCCAGGCCGACGGCGCCGACTGGATGGCACTGGCCACCGCAATTCTGCGCATCGAAAACGATCTGGACGCGGCGTTGTTCCGCCAGGTACAGGCGCCCGATACGCAGGCACAGGTGGCCGATGATCAAATCCCCACGGCGCACGATCTGGCACAAAGCCGTAGCGCGCTGTATCGCGAGTTTTTGACCAATCTGGCGCGGATCGAGTCGACAATCGATGCCTGCATCAAGACCGGTGATGACAGCGGACTCGCCGGCGCCAGCACGCATCTGGGCGAAATCATTTCCGGCTTTGAGATGCTGGCGCGCGCCGATGTGGCAGCGCTGTGCCGTCGGTTGCTGCCTTTCATCCAGCCGCCACGGGCGCAGCGCCTGCGCAGCCAGCCGCTGCACGCCGAACGCCTTGCCGACGCCATTGCTCTGATCGAGCACTACATCGACAGTCTGCGGGTTGGCCTTCCGGCAGCCGATCACCTGCTCAGGGATCTGGATGCCGCCATCGGGCGCCTGCAAGCCGATGATGCCGCCGATCACGCCAGCAAAGGCCTGGCCGATGATGCAGAAACGGCTGCCGCCCCGAATGAGACCCTGCTGGCACCGGCGCCTGCCGTCGATCTGCCGGCGGTGGCCGAGGAGGATGAAGAAATCCGCGCGATCTTCATCGAAGAAGCCAACGAGGTCCAGGCTGACCAGCGCAGTGCCTTTGCCAACTGGAGCCGTGACGTTCAGGACCGTGAAGCGCTGGCCACGCTGCGGCGTGGCTTTCACACCCTCAAGGGCAGTGGGCGCACGGTGGGCGCCAGCGAGATCGGCGAGTTGGGCTGGGCACTGGAAAACATGCTCAACAAGTGCCTGGACGGCTCGGTTGCCGTCAATCCCGGCATCATCAGCAGTGTCGATCGCGCGCTCAAACTGCTGCCGGCGCTGACCACGGCGTTTGCCGAAAAGCGCGCGCTCGACGATGACCGCGACACCACCGAGGCGCTGGCCGCCCTGATTGCCGATGCCGCCGCCTACGCAGCCGGCAAGATCCCGGCCAGCGATGAGCGCAACGAGCTGCGCAGCGTATTTGCCGAAGATGCCGCCGAAAAACTGGCGCTGGTGCAGGACTGGCTGGAACGGACGCCGCCTCCCACCGGCGTGGACAGCGATGCACTGCGCGCTTTTCATACGCTGCGCGGCAGCGCGCGCGTCATCGACGCCCACGCCATCAGCACCGTTGCCGGTGCAACCGAGGATTATCTGGAGGCGCTCACCGAAGCCGGGCTGCCACCCGATGCCGAGGTGCTGACCCTGATCGGTCAGATCACCCACACGCTGCTGGACTGGAGTGCGCAGGCCGCAGATACAGCAGCAAGCGAAGACAACCCGGCGGATCCCCAGCCGTGGCTGGCGCAGTTGCAGAGCCTGCGCGCGGCGCTGCCTGAAATCAGCCAGGCCTCCAGCATCCGACGGCAGCTGATTGAAGTGTTTGCCGGTGAGGCGTTCGATCTGGTCAGCAGCATTGAAGAGCAGCTGCGTGGCTGGTCGCAGGCGCTCGACAGCCGCCATGCCGCCGCTGATCTGCGGGCGCTGAGCCACACCCTCAAAGGGGCGGCGCAAATGGCGCATTGCACTGGCATTGCCGAGGTTGCACATGCGCTGGAGCGCAGCTTTGCCGGTGCCCAGGCGCGCGCGATCGAGCCGCGCAAAATGATTTTGTCGATGCTGCTGCAAGCCTGCGAGGGGCTGTTCCAGTATCTGGATCGTTACCGCGAAGGTCGCCTCGATGGCGATGAAGATGGCTGGCGCGCGCGCATTCTGGCGCTGGATTGGGCACTGGATTCCTCGTCCGAGGACAGCACCAGCGAGCCGGTCGCGCAGACCGCAGACGCACCTGCCGCCCAGTCCGGGCAAGCGCCTGGATCACAGGTTCAGCAGGCCGCCGAAACCCCATCGGAACCGCTTGCCGATGAGCCGATGGATCTGACCGCCCCGGTCTCGCTTGATCCGCCACCGCTGGCACCGGCGGCGCCTGAACCGGGCGAATTGGCCGAAACCGGCGGGGCGCTGGCCGAGGCTGACGCATCCGGGTTTGACCCTGAGCTGGCAGATATTTTTGCCGAAGAAGCGCGCGAGCTGGTCGATGGTCTGGATCAAAGCCTGATGCAGCTCGAACACCATCCGGCTGACGCGCAGGCCTTGAGCGAAACCCGGCGACTCCTGCATACCCTCAAAGGCAGCGCGCGCGTGGCCGGTTTTGCCGATCTGGGCGAGCTGGCGCATTTGATCGAGCAGTTGTTTGCCCAATTTGATGAGCGCAGCCCGGCGGCGCAGCAGCGCATGATCGGGCGCAGCCAGCAGGTGATGGATGGGCTCAATCATGTGCTCGGGGATATCACCGCCGCGCGCGCCGAGCAGATCGAAGAATGGCGTGACGTTCTGGCGCTGCCGCTGGAGGATGCTGCAACGCCAGCGCCGCCCGCCGCCAACGGCGACGATACGCCGCCCGCTGAAACCGATGCCGTCACCGCGCCAGAGCCTGCATCACCGCCGATTGCCGCTGCCCATGCCACGCCTGTGCTGCCGGCTGACTTTGATCTGGAATTGGCGCAAACCTTTGCCGCCGAGGCCGAGGAGCTGATGGATGCGCTCGAAGCGGCGCTCCGGCAATGGCAGGCACATCCCGCAGACTTTGCCCCGGCGCGGGAGATGTTGCGTCATCTGCACACCTATAAAGGTGGCGCGCGGATGGCACAGCTCAACCGTCTGGGCGATGCCGCGCACGAGCTGGAATCGGTGATCGAGGGGCTCGAATATGCCGGCGAGCCGGATGCCACTGCGCTGCAAGTGGTGCAGGGCGCCGTCACGGAGCTGCGCCGTTTCACCGATCAGCTGCAACGCCAGGATTATGAGGCGCTGCTGCACAGCGGTGAGGCCGATGAGGCCGCGCCTGCCCCGATCGACCGCTTTGATCCGCCGATGGCTGCGGCAAGCGCTTTTGATGAGGCCGCAGAAAGCCCTGCTCACCTCGACGATGGGGGCAGCGATCAGAACGACTCCGACGCGATGGCCGATACGGTGCCTGACGCAGCACCGCCGTCCGGCATGTGGGATCCGCAGTTGTTCTGGCGTCCCGATGATGATGAGGACGCGCTGGCGGCGCAGCGCCGTGAAACCGCGCGCGTGCCGGTCGATGCACTCGACAAAATGCTCAACGAAGCCGGTGAGATTTCGATTTACCGCTCGCGGATGGATGAGCACAACGCCGCCATCCAGAGTCAGCTCGACGACATGGCGCAGGCGATCAGCCGGGTGCGTGATCAGTTGCGTCAGCTGGGGATCGAAACCGATGCGCAGATCAGCGCGCGCGGCCTGGCTGCCAGCGCGCAATCGGATCGCTACGCCGGAGAGTTCGATCCTCTGGAAATGGATCGCTATACGCGGATGCAGGAGCTGTCACGCGCGCTCAACGAATCGGTGGGCGATCTGGCCGCCGTGCATGCCTCGCTGGACGAGCTGGCCAGCGAAGGCAACACCATTTTGTTGCAGCAGGAGCGGATCAACACCCAGGTGCAGGAAGGGTTGATGCGCACGCTGATGGTGCCGTTCTCCCGGCAAAGCGCGCGCTTGCAGCGGGTGGTGCAGCAGACTGCGGCCGAACATGGCAAGCGCGTGCAATTGTTGTTCGAAGGGGCAGAGGCCGAGCTGGATCGCACGGTGCTGGAGCGGATGACGGCTCCCCTGGAGCATTTGCTGCGCAATGCGGTGATTCATGGCATCGAAAGCCCCGAGGCGCGCGCGCAGGCCGGAAAAACGGCCACCGGCGTGCTCACGCTCAAACTGTGGCGCGAGGGCAGCCAGTTGCATGTGGAACTGG
This region includes:
- the gshA gene encoding glutamate--cysteine ligase, yielding MQNPVPRLTTAQTGPLQALEARLLQRSVDIEAWFRAQWQSVTPPFYSSVDLRNAGFKLAPVDTNLFPGGFNNLGAAFEPLCVQALQSALLRVCPTARNLLLIPENHTRNPFYLENVATLVDLIGKAGFHVRVGTLIPEITQPTDMPLEISGRTLHLEPIERSNDQLHLGDFRPCAVLLNNDLSAGVPALLKGVRQDIIPPLDLGWHARQKSNHFGFYREVAKSFGELLDLDPWLVDPLFRNCGQINFQTREGHECLEANVAVLLDDIKAKYAEYGIREEPFVIIKADAGTYGMGVMTARSVADVQNMNRRARSHMSSGKEGRQVTGAIIQEGVYTFEKWGEDEATAEPVVYMIDQFVVGGFYRLNAKRSNQENLNAPGMRFEAMAFEQAGSHPQPEHGADAQPNRFYAYGVVARLAALAAAKEIAATRELITEQNHTP
- a CDS encoding PleD family two-component system response regulator codes for the protein MVIDDSQTIRRTAETLLAREGYQVVTAQDGFEALAKIAEQSPDLIFIDIMMPRLDGYQACALIKGNPRFAKTPVIMLSSKDGLFDRARGRIVGSDEYLTKPFTKDELLGAVRAHTRK
- a CDS encoding chemotaxis protein CheW — translated: MTASLRSLHDRPFDLLRALERRLEAAHSDAAGSANTSWVGLGLRLAQTWLVVPRDEVREVIPPPPVTRVPTAQPWLRGVANVRGELCAIVDPALMLGLPEAPPQRLQRVLLLNSPHWPVGFLVDEVAGHRSFAPHDQRPQLAAQADPFTPWLLGAFVREGQPWLAFSLQRLVRDGAFRSAAL
- a CDS encoding Hpt domain-containing protein is translated as MNSSISSRRTPGIHWVRDELEQAMTRARVMLERAADSGDRVDAEVLHRAQQEFAQLRGTATMIECHGLALAAAEVIAALEDLQARRIDETEPLYAALMGASIQLVDYLHAIAEDTADCILVLQPAINELRLARGQPVLSESELFTRQMTALGLTLAIPATTVSIAGAMQMQARRLLPMFQSALLAWMRNTAEAQTGAARAGKIAEQLGQLTRDPLLHPLCRAATAAIEAYLAQGLSMADGMELKRLFGRLNSVFKTLADEGESAAQQRVESLALQLLFLVGRASQTGARAQALIEAYELQTYLPAAAVIEQQRRRIHGANTALLAKVAGEIRSEFAQVKDQIDLGMRTGTALPAAAVGDNLQKIAATLAALGLTRQQQLVLQQIRPIQAPQADGADWMALATAILRIENDLDAALFRQVQAPDTQAQVADDQIPTAHDLAQSRSALYREFLTNLARIESTIDACIKTGDDSGLAGASTHLGEIISGFEMLARADVAALCRRLLPFIQPPRAQRLRSQPLHAERLADAIALIEHYIDSLRVGLPAADHLLRDLDAAIGRLQADDAADHASKGLADDAETAAAPNETLLAPAPAVDLPAVAEEDEEIRAIFIEEANEVQADQRSAFANWSRDVQDREALATLRRGFHTLKGSGRTVGASEIGELGWALENMLNKCLDGSVAVNPGIISSVDRALKLLPALTTAFAEKRALDDDRDTTEALAALIADAAAYAAGKIPASDERNELRSVFAEDAAEKLALVQDWLERTPPPTGVDSDALRAFHTLRGSARVIDAHAISTVAGATEDYLEALTEAGLPPDAEVLTLIGQITHTLLDWSAQAADTAASEDNPADPQPWLAQLQSLRAALPEISQASSIRRQLIEVFAGEAFDLVSSIEEQLRGWSQALDSRHAAADLRALSHTLKGAAQMAHCTGIAEVAHALERSFAGAQARAIEPRKMILSMLLQACEGLFQYLDRYREGRLDGDEDGWRARILALDWALDSSSEDSTSEPVAQTADAPAAQSGQAPGSQVQQAAETPSEPLADEPMDLTAPVSLDPPPLAPAAPEPGELAETGGALAEADASGFDPELADIFAEEARELVDGLDQSLMQLEHHPADAQALSETRRLLHTLKGSARVAGFADLGELAHLIEQLFAQFDERSPAAQQRMIGRSQQVMDGLNHVLGDITAARAEQIEEWRDVLALPLEDAATPAPPAANGDDTPPAETDAVTAPEPASPPIAAAHATPVLPADFDLELAQTFAAEAEELMDALEAALRQWQAHPADFAPAREMLRHLHTYKGGARMAQLNRLGDAAHELESVIEGLEYAGEPDATALQVVQGAVTELRRFTDQLQRQDYEALLHSGEADEAAPAPIDRFDPPMAAASAFDEAAESPAHLDDGGSDQNDSDAMADTVPDAAPPSGMWDPQLFWRPDDDEDALAAQRRETARVPVDALDKMLNEAGEISIYRSRMDEHNAAIQSQLDDMAQAISRVRDQLRQLGIETDAQISARGLAASAQSDRYAGEFDPLEMDRYTRMQELSRALNESVGDLAAVHASLDELASEGNTILLQQERINTQVQEGLMRTLMVPFSRQSARLQRVVQQTAAEHGKRVQLLFEGAEAELDRTVLERMTAPLEHLLRNAVIHGIESPEARAQAGKTATGVLTLKLWREGSQLHVELADDGGGLDLAAIRATAIKRGLMPEQAQVSDDQIAQFIFQPGFSTAQKLTQDAGRGVGMDVVAAEVKQLGGTLELASEAGKGARFRVRLPLTLAMQQSLLLGIGSELYAAPLPSIEGITRIARDQLDACLTEPGTPLEYGGQAYRVLHLADLIGSAREIAEGRTVHAVLVRLPEGLGGGERRVAIVVDQLLGRRQVVSKPVGPQVSAVAGITGATLLADGRVVLILDLAALVQDHLRRALRQQSDRVAAPAAAEAVHVDTIMVVDDSITIRRVTERLLQRQGYAVMTAKDGLDAMAQLATERPAAILLDIEMPRADGFEVATFVRNTEAIAATPIIMITSRSGDKHRERATAIGVQRYLIKPYQEDQLLSELRTVIEASRR